Proteins from one Leptonema illini DSM 21528 genomic window:
- a CDS encoding protein-L-isoaspartate(D-aspartate) O-methyltransferase, with amino-acid sequence MAPGSKKGEGHDAQDAHGDEIEEMLRTQIRSRDIHDPALEAAFHRFPRHLFVPASLQHRACDDGPLPIGEGQTISQPYIVALMTHLLRLTGDEKVLEIGTGCGYQSAILACLCSEVHSVEIVPELYEGTKKRMAEFTDPAIKRIHLYLRNGRDGVPEAAPFDRILCAATADTVPEAWKSQLRTGGWMVLPLGREAADLVIITKQSETEFTKRVVIPVRFVPLV; translated from the coding sequence ATGGCACCGGGAAGCAAAAAGGGTGAGGGCCACGACGCTCAGGACGCTCACGGGGATGAGATCGAAGAGATGCTCCGCACACAGATCCGGAGTCGGGACATCCATGATCCTGCTCTGGAAGCGGCCTTTCATCGATTCCCGAGGCACTTGTTTGTGCCCGCATCCTTGCAGCATCGCGCCTGTGACGATGGACCGCTTCCCATCGGCGAAGGGCAAACGATCTCGCAACCGTATATCGTCGCCCTGATGACGCATCTGCTGCGACTGACCGGCGACGAGAAGGTACTCGAAATCGGCACAGGCTGCGGGTATCAGTCAGCTATCCTTGCCTGCCTTTGCTCTGAGGTGCATTCGGTGGAGATCGTTCCCGAGCTGTATGAGGGCACAAAAAAGCGGATGGCAGAGTTCACCGATCCGGCAATCAAGCGTATTCATCTGTATCTGCGCAACGGCCGTGACGGAGTGCCCGAGGCCGCTCCTTTTGATCGCATCCTCTGTGCGGCGACGGCAGACACGGTGCCCGAGGCCTGGAAGTCGCAGCTGCGCACAGGCGGGTGGATGGTGCTTCCGCTTGGACGAGAAGCGGCCGATCTTGTCATCATCACAAAGCAATCCGAAACGGAATTTACAAAAAGAGTCGTCATCCCCGTTCGTTTCGTTCCTTTAGTATAA
- a CDS encoding ABC1 kinase family protein, which translates to MEEENLITGALSRLFKIGETAGRMGLSLMQRKVLEALNRPGASGAGLDQVMRAVETLSRLKGAPMKIGQMLSLHEDLLPPEIISIFKLLQNEAKAAPFSQMKRVLEEDLGDRLGGITSIEERPFAAASIGQVHRAVTEDGRDIVFKIQYPDIRGAIDSDLKSLRVVFSSLFQVLDLPFDTVWPELVSRLHEELDYEEELRHLNRYREQLHIEGLVVPEPIPEFSALRVLAMRREEAMSLDRALSFAASLPADEADRLKDRWSMTLLHLIVDGLFHLRFLHADPNAANFGFRENGDVVLYDLGCMKVVPEPISKAYAAVARSVLVNDEQAIPGLLKEAGIHRINGDPLSLDLLGPHISLITDVFPDKETAFGSDPLVYAKIIELGRESWTESRNIAFPGDILFIHRTLGGHFGNLRRLAARRNWRQAFLELLDAVQAE; encoded by the coding sequence ATGGAAGAAGAGAATCTGATCACGGGCGCTCTGTCACGCCTCTTCAAGATCGGTGAAACGGCCGGTCGGATGGGCCTGTCACTGATGCAGCGCAAGGTGCTTGAGGCGCTGAACCGGCCCGGGGCGTCTGGCGCCGGACTCGATCAGGTCATGCGTGCGGTGGAGACGCTTTCGAGGTTGAAGGGCGCTCCGATGAAGATCGGTCAGATGCTCAGTCTTCATGAAGATCTGCTTCCTCCTGAGATCATCTCGATCTTCAAGCTCTTACAGAATGAGGCGAAGGCCGCTCCGTTCTCGCAGATGAAGCGTGTGCTCGAAGAGGATCTCGGCGACCGTCTGGGCGGTATCACGTCGATCGAAGAGCGTCCCTTTGCCGCCGCCTCGATCGGACAGGTGCATCGCGCCGTTACAGAGGACGGTCGTGACATTGTTTTCAAGATCCAGTATCCCGATATACGGGGAGCCATCGACTCTGACCTGAAGTCGTTGCGCGTCGTCTTTTCGTCGCTCTTTCAGGTTCTCGATCTGCCCTTTGATACGGTCTGGCCCGAGCTTGTGTCACGATTACACGAAGAGCTCGATTACGAAGAAGAGCTGCGGCATCTGAATCGTTACAGAGAGCAGCTGCATATTGAAGGTCTTGTTGTGCCCGAGCCCATTCCCGAGTTCAGTGCTCTGCGTGTGCTGGCCATGCGCCGCGAAGAGGCGATGTCGCTTGACCGGGCCCTGTCTTTCGCCGCTTCTCTGCCGGCCGATGAAGCGGATCGTCTTAAAGACCGATGGTCGATGACGCTTCTGCATCTGATCGTCGACGGACTGTTTCATCTACGTTTCTTGCATGCCGATCCAAATGCGGCTAACTTTGGCTTTCGCGAAAACGGCGACGTGGTTCTCTACGATCTCGGATGCATGAAGGTCGTACCCGAGCCGATCTCGAAGGCCTACGCAGCCGTGGCGCGCAGTGTTCTGGTTAACGATGAGCAGGCGATTCCCGGCCTCCTGAAAGAGGCCGGCATCCATCGCATAAACGGCGATCCGCTTTCGCTGGATCTGCTCGGGCCTCATATCAGCCTCATCACCGATGTTTTTCCCGATAAGGAAACTGCCTTCGGCTCTGATCCTCTTGTATATGCGAAGATCATCGAGCTGGGCCGCGAGTCATGGACGGAGTCGCGAAACATCGCCTTCCCGGGCGACATCCTCTTTATTCATCGTACGCTGGGCGGTCATTTCGGGAATCTGCGTCGTCTTGCTGCAAGGCGTAACTGGCGTCAGGCCTTTCTCGAATTGCTTGACGCAGTTCAGGCCGAATGA
- a CDS encoding GreA/GreB family elongation factor: MPAEIYITDIDYRRINECIAEKHTPREAENLHLLRLELTRARRVKQAKIPPDVVTMRSRFRLKDLGNPQSFEYTLVYPDEADFLSGKLSVLSPIGTAVLGQKTGNVIEWKVPAGTRYFVVDEILFQPEAALEFDL; encoded by the coding sequence ATGCCCGCTGAAATCTATATAACCGATATCGACTATCGTCGCATCAACGAATGCATCGCTGAAAAACACACCCCGCGCGAAGCTGAGAATCTACATCTGCTGCGTCTTGAATTGACGCGAGCCCGTCGCGTGAAGCAGGCGAAGATCCCGCCCGACGTCGTCACCATGAGATCAAGATTTCGTCTCAAAGACCTCGGCAATCCGCAGAGCTTTGAATACACGCTTGTATATCCCGATGAGGCGGACTTTCTTTCGGGAAAGCTTTCAGTACTATCCCCTATCGGAACGGCCGTGCTCGGACAGAAAACGGGTAACGTGATCGAATGGAAGGTTCCGGCCGGAACGCGCTACTTCGTCGTCGACGAGATCCTCTTTCAACCTGAAGCGGCTCTGGAATTCGATCTGTAG